From the genome of Salvia splendens isolate huo1 chromosome 7, SspV2, whole genome shotgun sequence:
GCTGCCAGCCTGATCTCAACGGATCTTCCAATTCGCCTTCAAGGCCAAACATCTGAGCGAGCTCACTGCGCAGCTCCGAATAACTGCTAAATTTGGTGATGTCGAGTGACCTTCCGAACGACCCAGTTTTGTGAACCTGTGGaatattcacaaacacaaaTCAGATGCCGACTCGTAAATGGGTATTTACTTTGGGTGATAGATTAGATTCATAATGCATAGAGCCGAGTTTTTGAAGGATTAGACATATCTAAGAAAATTATCCCCAAATATTTTTCGAGCAAATTACCTTAACAAAGGTTCTATCGGACGGATCATTATGCCCACCATTGTCATTAGATATCAGAAAACCCGAGTCATCAATGAAACTGCTTGAAGTCACTGTAGGATTGAGTGAGTAATCAGCACCGGAGCTAGTCATGTAGCTGGAAGAGGCGAAGGTCATGGCCGCGTTATCAGGCTCACTGACTGCTTTCAGGTTTGACAATCCATTCGGCATGAGAAGAGAGGAGGAATCTATGTTCACTCCAAAGAGAAAGTGGTTGTGGGGATCGTTATTCGCTTCTTGCTCCATCAAGCAATCTCTACTGGGAAATGGAGGCAAAGAAACAGGATTGCTGGTTGCATTTGAGTTTAAGAGTCCTAACTGATCAGCCTGCGGTGAGATAGTCTGCGAGGGGATACCACTGGAAAGAGGATCTAGAGCAACCCGTTTTGTCGGCCAACCACTCGAAGATAGCAAGTTGTTCGACCTTGACACGTTGAGGAGGTTGGAGGCCTCCTCCTGGGTGACCGAACTCAACAGGCTGTGCAGAGGAGAGCTCATATTGCCGACCGGTTTCACATTCGACTCTGGAAAGCACTGCTGCATGGAAGACATCGAGTGCATCGTCTGAGACTGCACTTGAGAATTTGATGACAACTGTGATAGCTGTGGATCAACAACTTGCTGCGTCTGATTACTGTGCTGATGCTGCTGCTGGTGGATCTGTGCTTCGTTGAACGAATTTTGTTGGAGGAGATTTGCTTGAGACTGCGACATTGCCTGAGACTGAATTCCTTGAAGGCTTTGAACAAACGGAGCAGAGGACAGAGGCTGCTGCATATAGCCTGCAGATCTGCTGCCGATGGATTGGGGCTGCTGGAATTGCATAATCGAGGAAAGAATTTGTTTGGAAGGGTCCATAACCCTCATATCCTGCATAGCTGCAGCTGCCATAGCATGATAAATATCGTTTTGCAAGCCAAGCATCGATGCGTCAAACCTCGGCTGCATCCAAGGTGAGACCCCCATCCCTTGGTTCAGGGCTTGCATTCCTCCGTCTCCACGAAGCCACATGAGGGAGGGATTTAACCCCATGTCATCAATCTTCATCCCTAGATACAACAAACAATGCGGATTTTAGAAATACGATCAGGCACGCATGTGTGAGAGATGACTATACAGATAGAGCTCGAATACATCCAGTCAAGTATGGAAGTGGGATTCTACCTGCGTAGGAGGGGAGACCTGACGGCCATGGCCGCTTCAGTCTTAGAGGAAACGGTGATGGATACATAGGGAATGTGGTTAGAGGTTCGATTTCCCAAAGTGAAACTCTCGGCTGCCTCTCTCCAGCTGTTGATTCGTCCCAGCCAACCTTTATTGATCAGAAATCATCTAATTAAGCAGGCAGTGGTGAATACGATCAATGTGTATCCATCCATGAAGTCATACACAAGTTGCAGGAAGCTGAGAAGGTGTAGCTTACCTTAACTGATCGCCAATGTGAATTCGGCCACCTGACAGGATCTGAGTCGCTTATGCCAGTTATTGTGCCCATATAGCTGGAACCATAAACATCTCAGTACCAACGCAAAAACATGTCGAAAAAGCATTTCTCAGCGTAAAAGCATCAAAACATACCGACGAACACTAGATTCTTCTGTTTCAAACAGCATCCTGAAGCGCATCCCCACAGACACTCGCGTATGATGCACTGCTTTTATGTATTTAGCCAGAGGTATAACAAATTCAGAGGGACTTGCCCTGAATCAAAATCGGTGTCAGCAGAATGTCGTTAGAATATCGAGCAGGCATTTATCTTGAGGTAGCAACATACCTGGGATTATAGAATATCGTGAAACGGCTATTTGTTGCAGCTGCATGAGCAGCAGCAGCAAGCAGACCTAGATGCATGCTATCACTAGATAAAACTGACGAAGGCATCACTGTTTGTGGGCGGTTAGCACGCCGAATGCCAAGAAGCAGCTGATTCTTCTCGTTCCTGATTAAAGCATAAACAAACCAAGTCAGACCTCGCCGCAGTAGAATTATGTTACCAGATTCTAGAGAAATGAAGTGCATACCATATGAAAAGAACCGAATCACCAGCAACAAGTCTTTTAGCACTCACAAAAACACTCCAACCAGTTGTTAGCAGATGCCTCTTTGGCTGACCTGAGATAGTGATAAAAGGATTTTAACATCAAATTGTTGAAAattattgaaaagaaaaatcCATGGCATAAGCATACATTTTATGACACaaacatcaattaaaattctaattatAAAACCAGATGTAACGACTATGCTAATAGACCAAAGTGACCAACCAGTAAAGGCCATAAATAATTAGGCGTTGATAAAAATGTGCAATCTGAAGATATTACAATCTTTCCCCATCTACATTTTTGTATAGTCGAGAACTTACCTCGAAATATATGCCTGAATTTCCACTCGTTGTTATGAAGATCCCTGGCAATCAACTCTTGTGCCGGAGGTTGCTGTGAAAAATCCTGTAAACAGATATTGATTGCATAACTATAAATGCCAGACaacaaaaaagataaaaaagacttgtttttaaatttcaaaaacatttttttaccAATGGTGGGAACACTTTTTCAGCTGCCCTACGCGGAACTGAGAAGCCACCGTGAGTACTTGTGTCACTAGCTGTCAAAGTTTTGCAGAAGTAATTCGTCGGCTGTTTACTGGCTACACCCATGTCTGCTGGAAGAAAGGAAACCTCTTTCTGTTCCTGCTGCAAAAGATcacaaaaatcaacaaagatgAAGCAAAATTTGCAGTTTTATCACAAGGACAAAGACTAAGATTTAAGGAATCCACAATAAGATAAGTGACATACTGCATTCAGCGGCTGCAAGGTCATCTGTGCATACACCTCGTCCGTCTCTATGTCGGCCTGGTTAATAACATAAACATGAGCTTCATGAACTAGCACACACGAGTAACGGAGATGTGATAAAATTTCCAGACGCGAGATGACTTACATGCATGGTCACGTTATGAAGCTGGCAAACAAGCTGTGCAGGTAAACTTTGGTAATTGGGCATCTGAGCATCGACTTCCTTGTTCGTGGACACAGCAACCTATGCAGCACGCGTTAAGAACTATGAGCTTTTGATTCACAAACTATGTTCATGATGAAATAAATGTAGTGTGAGACGAATACCTGCTCGCTGTGGCCCTGCGGAAAATACACCACATGACTTCCGAGAGACGGGAGAGAAACGAGAGGGCCAGCACAGGCATGCCAAAGTTCAGAATTTAGGCAGCTCTTCTCTCCTGATCGAATTCGAGAAAAATCATCAGTAATCAAGAACAGTCAGAATCAAcacaaatttaagaaaaatcatCATACTCAAAAACAGATGAGGAATCAACAACAGTATATAATTCGATCAATCAATAATGCATACATATAACacaaa
Proteins encoded in this window:
- the LOC121811041 gene encoding auxin response factor 6-like isoform X2 — encoded protein: MKLSACLNQQSPEGEKSCLNSELWHACAGPLVSLPSLGSHVVYFPQGHSEQVAVSTNKEVDAQMPNYQSLPAQLVCQLHNVTMHADIETDEVYAQMTLQPLNAEQKEVSFLPADMGVASKQPTNYFCKTLTASDTSTHGGFSVPRRAAEKVFPPLDFSQQPPAQELIARDLHNNEWKFRHIFRGQPKRHLLTTGWSVFVSAKRLVAGDSVLFIWNEKNQLLLGIRRANRPQTVMPSSVLSSDSMHLGLLAAAAHAAATNSRFTIFYNPRASPSEFVIPLAKYIKAVHHTRVSVGMRFRMLFETEESSVRRYMGTITGISDSDPVRWPNSHWRSVKVGWDESTAGERQPRVSLWEIEPLTTFPMYPSPFPLRLKRPWPSGLPSYAGMKIDDMGLNPSLMWLRGDGGMQALNQGMGVSPWMQPRFDASMLGLQNDIYHAMAAAAMQDMRVMDPSKQILSSIMQFQQPQSIGSRSAGYMQQPLSSAPFVQSLQGIQSQAMSQSQANLLQQNSFNEAQIHQQQHQHSNQTQQVVDPQLSQLSSNSQVQSQTMHSMSSMQQCFPESNVKPVGNMSSPLHSLLSSVTQEEASNLLNVSRSNNLLSSSGWPTKRVALDPLSSGIPSQTISPQADQLGLLNSNATSNPVSLPPFPSRDCLMEQEANNDPHNHFLFGVNIDSSSLLMPNGLSNLKAVSEPDNAAMTFASSSYMTSSGADYSLNPTVTSSSFIDDSGFLISNDNGGHNDPSDRTFVKVHKTGSFGRSLDITKFSSYSELRSELAQMFGLEGELEDPLRSGWQLVFVDRENDVLLLGDDPWQEFVNSVWCIKILSPQEVQEMGKLGLELLNSIPLQRLPVQNGGCDSYGSRQEGRNMSTVIPSVGSLDF
- the LOC121811041 gene encoding auxin response factor 6-like isoform X1; the protein is MKLSACLNQQSPEGEKSCLNSELWHACAGPLVSLPSLGSHVVYFPQGHSEQVAVSTNKEVDAQMPNYQSLPAQLVCQLHNVTMHADIETDEVYAQMTLQPLNAQEQKEVSFLPADMGVASKQPTNYFCKTLTASDTSTHGGFSVPRRAAEKVFPPLDFSQQPPAQELIARDLHNNEWKFRHIFRGQPKRHLLTTGWSVFVSAKRLVAGDSVLFIWNEKNQLLLGIRRANRPQTVMPSSVLSSDSMHLGLLAAAAHAAATNSRFTIFYNPRASPSEFVIPLAKYIKAVHHTRVSVGMRFRMLFETEESSVRRYMGTITGISDSDPVRWPNSHWRSVKVGWDESTAGERQPRVSLWEIEPLTTFPMYPSPFPLRLKRPWPSGLPSYAGMKIDDMGLNPSLMWLRGDGGMQALNQGMGVSPWMQPRFDASMLGLQNDIYHAMAAAAMQDMRVMDPSKQILSSIMQFQQPQSIGSRSAGYMQQPLSSAPFVQSLQGIQSQAMSQSQANLLQQNSFNEAQIHQQQHQHSNQTQQVVDPQLSQLSSNSQVQSQTMHSMSSMQQCFPESNVKPVGNMSSPLHSLLSSVTQEEASNLLNVSRSNNLLSSSGWPTKRVALDPLSSGIPSQTISPQADQLGLLNSNATSNPVSLPPFPSRDCLMEQEANNDPHNHFLFGVNIDSSSLLMPNGLSNLKAVSEPDNAAMTFASSSYMTSSGADYSLNPTVTSSSFIDDSGFLISNDNGGHNDPSDRTFVKVHKTGSFGRSLDITKFSSYSELRSELAQMFGLEGELEDPLRSGWQLVFVDRENDVLLLGDDPWQEFVNSVWCIKILSPQEVQEMGKLGLELLNSIPLQRLPVQNGGCDSYGSRQEGRNMSTVIPSVGSLDF